Genomic DNA from Alphaproteobacteria bacterium PA2:
CCTGCATCGCGCCGTCTACCGTCATGTGGTCGAGACCTGGCTGGACGGGCGGGCCCCTGCCCTCACCGTCTCCACCAATATCGACGCCCCCGCAGGCTCTGGCCTCGGCTCGTCGTCAGCCCTGGCCGTGGCCCTGATCGAGGCCTTCCGGGTGGCCCTGGACCTGCCCCTCGGTCCCTATGAAATCGCCCGCCTGGCTTTTGAGCTGGAACGGGTGAAGCTGGGCCTGGCCGGCGGCCGGCAGGACCAGTACGCCGCAGCCTTCGGCGGGGTGAACTATATCGAATTCCTCACGGACGACCGGGTGCTGGTCAGCCCCCTTCGGGTGCCCCGGGCCTATCTCAATGAGTTCGAGAGCTCGCTGGTCATCTGCTTCACTGGCCAGTCGCGGCGGTCCGAAGGCATCATCCAGGAGCAGATCAACGGCCTGAACGCCATGGACGCCCAGACCCTGGCCAGCATGCATTCCCTGAAGGCTGACGCCTCCGCCATGCGCGAAGCCCTGCTGCGGGGTCAGGTTCACGATGTGGCCGACATCCTCATGCAGTCCTGGGCCGCCAAGAAACAGACGGCCAAGGGTATAGCCACCGAGTGCGTCGACCGGTTGTTCGATCACGGCATGGCTAATGGCGCCTGGGGCGGCAAGGTGTCGGGCGCCGGCGGCGGCGGCTTCCTGATGTTCTGCACAGACCCGGAAAATCGCTACCGGCTGATCAGCGCCCTCAATCAGGCCGGCGGTCAGGCCAGCAGTGTCAGCTTCACTTTCGAGGGCGCCGAAGCCTGGAGCGTACCCCGGTGAAGGTCCGTCAGTGCGCCATACTGGCCGGCGGCGCCGGAACCCGTCTTGGCGCCCTGACCCATGACACGCCAAAGCCCCTACTGCCCGTGGCGGGCCGGCCCTTCCTGGAACACCTGATACAGAAGGCGGCCGGGCATGGCCTTGACCGCATACTGCTGCTGGTCGGCCACCACGCCGCCGTCGTCGAAGACTGGTTGGCGGGATCGGATCTGGCGGGCAGGCTGGGCGTCGAGATCAGCCTCTCCATCGAGCCGCGCCCCCTGGGGACTGGCGGCGCGATCGCCTTCGCCCGCCCGCGGCTGGACGAGGCCTTCCTGCTGATCAATGGCGACACCTGGTTCGACTTTGACTGGCGGGTCCTGGCGGATCTGGACGGCGCGGCCATCGCCCTGCGCCAGATTCCCGAGGCCGACCGCTATGAGACCGTCGAAGTGGAAAATGACCGGGCCGTGGCCTTTGTGCCCAGGTCAGGACAGAGGCGGCCTGGCCTGATCAATGGCGGCGTCTACCGGCTGGAGCGGGACATCATCCCCGACGGCCCCTTCTCTCTGGAAACCGAAATCCTGCCCGGCCTGTGCGAAGCCGGCAGGCTGGGCGCCAGGGCCTTTGACGGCGCCTTCATCGATATCGGCGTCCCCGAAAGCTACGCCGCCGCGCAGAAGCTGCTGGCCTGAACTGGCGGTCGACAAGACGGGAGGGGCGTGGTTAGTTCCTGTCAGGGTTGATTTTCTGGGCGCGGCAATTTCATGGCGACAGGTTCAGGGGCATTCGAGAAACTGGACATCGGGCGGGTTTTCCAGACCACATTCGGCATAATCCGGCGAAATATGATCCCATTGGCCATCCTAGGGATAGTGCTCGATATCCTGCCTTCAGCGCTGTCGATCATCATGAAGCAAAAGGTTCTGCTTGGGATCGAAAAGCCTGAATCCCTCCCAACCAATATGGCCATTGCCTTTGTCACCATGTGCTTTGCGACCGTTTTTCAGGCCGCCTCGATTCACGTGACGATTGCTGACCTGAATGGACGCTCCATATCTGTCGCAGAAGCGCTGCGGCGATCAGTGAAACTCATAATTCCGCTAATCGGGATCGGAGTGATGCTGAGCATCGCAATTGGCTTTGGCATACTTCTGCTGATCGTGCCCGGGCTGATGGTGGCTTGCGCTTTCGCGGTCGCCGTGCCTGCCCGGGTCGTTGAGGGCATTCCGGCCAACGCAACCCTTGACCGCAGCCGCTACCTTACCCGCGGAAACCGCTGGCGTATTTTCTGGCTCGGCGGGATCTGGTTGATCATGCTCGCCGTTTTTGAGGCTGCAGTGATCGCCTTGTCCGGCAATATGCAGAGCTTACCCAATCTGGGATTGGGAAGCGCCGGCATAGCTACCCTGGTTGTGAGCTTTGTCATCGGCGTCGTTTCAACTGTGACCATAAGCGTCCTCTACTTCGAACTCCGTCGGATCAAAGACGGTGTTGGCGCCACTGACCTGGCGACTGTTTTTGACTGACTGGAAGGTCAGCCAATCCATCCCGGACATTCGAAGCCGCCTTAATCGATATCGGCGTCCCAGAAAGCTGTCCCGCCGCGCAGAAGCTGCTGGCCTGACCATCGACATCGAGGCGAGGCCGTGGTTACTTCAATGAAAGGTTGAAACTCGGGGGCTTTCAGATTCATGACGACGACAACGGCGCCTGTTGAAAAGCTCGATATCGGCAAGGTGATTCAGGTCAGCTTCGCTCTCGTCCAGCGATACCTGTCCACATTTGCCATTCT
This window encodes:
- a CDS encoding dehydrogenase produces the protein MITRPTPKDFDVRSRAPLRLGLAGGGTDLSPYCDQFGGAVLNATIGRFAFAHVTPSPDGLIRFRARDLGGAEETFRDLDQITLDQGLILHRAVYRHVVETWLDGRAPALTVSTNIDAPAGSGLGSSSALAVALIEAFRVALDLPLGPYEIARLAFELERVKLGLAGGRQDQYAAAFGGVNYIEFLTDDRVLVSPLRVPRAYLNEFESSLVICFTGQSRRSEGIIQEQINGLNAMDAQTLASMHSLKADASAMREALLRGQVHDVADILMQSWAAKKQTAKGIATECVDRLFDHGMANGAWGGKVSGAGGGGFLMFCTDPENRYRLISALNQAGGQASSVSFTFEGAEAWSVPR